Genomic DNA from Catellatospora sp. TT07R-123:
AGGTCGCGCAGGTCGATCCCGGCGTCGGTGATGACCTTGGCGGCGAGGCCCTTCTCTTCGCGGATGATGCCGAGGAGCAGGTGTTCGGTGCCGATGTGGTTGTGGCGGAGCCGGAGGGCTTCGCGCAGGGCGAGTTCGAGCACGACCTTGGCGCGGGGGCCGAAGCGGCCGGTGCGGGGTTCGGCGCGGCGGCGGCCGAACAGACCGCGGCGCGGTGGCGGCGGGGCGGGGTCGAGGGCGCCGGGTCCAAAGGTCTCTTCGAGTCTGGCGCGTACGGCTTCGAGGTCGATGCCGATGGCTTCGAGGGCTGCGGTGTCGGCGGGGCCGAAGGGCTGAACGGTGCCGACGAGGCGGGTGACGGCCGCGGTGACGCGGGCGTGGTCGAGGCCCGCGGCGGAGAGGACGTCGTAGGCGGTGCCCGCGTCGGGGTGCAGCATGGCCAGCAGCAGGTGCTCGGTGCCGATCTGGGGATGGCCGAGCTGGCGGGCCTCGGCACGGGCGGCGAGCACGGTGCTGCGGGCGGCGGTGGTGAATCGTTCGAGCATCAGGCGTCCCGTCGGTCGGTGTCGGGCCAGCGTCCGGCGTGCTTCTTGTGCACGGCCTGGCGGCTGACCTCGAGGGCGTCGGCTATGTCCTGCCAGGACCAGCCGTGTTTGCGGGCGTTGCCGACCTGGAGGATCTCAAGGGTCTCCAGCAGGCGGCGTAGGGCGAGGACCGCACGCAGCCCGGTTCCGGGGTCCGGGCTGCCTGCGGCGGCTGCCAGTTTGGTGGCGTCGCTCATGCTGTCAATGTAGGTTGACAGGGCGGCATTGTCAACTCAGGTTGACATATCCCCGTCCCTCGCCGACCGGGATGAGATTCGTAGGACAAATATCACTGTTTGCATCGCTTGCTGGTGAGTTGTCCGTTATCTGGGGTGGTGTTGCCCGACATTCCGACGCACTGGACGGACCGCATGAAATTGGCCCTGCCCGGCCGCCCCCGCCTGAGCCTGTCCCGCCTCCGGTTGCCCCCGATGCAGCCCCCGCGGCTGCGCACGCTCGTCGACCTCGGCCTGTGGGCGGTGGTGGCCGGGGTCGTGTTCTTCACCTTCCAGTACCGGCTGCAGCACTCCCCCGGCCAGACCGTCGACAACGACGACGGCATCTACTGGCAGACCGCGCTGGCCCTGGCCGACGGGCACCGGCCGTACTCGGAGGTGTTCCACGCGCAGCCGCCGCTGTTCGCCTGGCTGCTGGCCGTGCCTTTCCGCGACCACCCCGGCGACGTCGCCGCGGGCGCGCACGCGGGCCGCTGGCTGATGGTCGCGTTCACGCTGCTGCTGGTGGCCGCCGTCGCCGGGATCGCGGCCACGGTGCGCGGACCGCGGGCCGGGATGCTGGCCGCGCTCGGCGTCGCGGCGATCCCGCTGGTCCAGCGGTACAGCTACCAGTTCGGGGCGGACCTGCCGACCGCGGCGCTGGGCGGGATGGCGCTGCTGTGCGCCATGCGGGCCAGGATCGCCGGACGGCGCCGGGCCCGCTGGTGGTGGCTGGGCGCGGGCATGATGCTGGCGCTGGCCACCATGGTGAAACTGGTCGCGATCGTGTTCGTGCCGGCCCTGCTGGTGGCGTGGCTGGTGTCGCGGCCGCTGCCCGACCCGGACCCGGACCTGGCGCAGGACGCGCTGGCCCGGTGGCGGGCCCAGGCCGCGGCATGGGCGCGGCGCACCGCCGCGGCGGGCGCCTGGATGGCGCTGGGATTCGCCGCGGCCGTCGCGGCGGTGCTGGCCTGGCTCCGGCCGCCCAGGCAGTCCTGGGATCAGGTGTTCGGGTTCCACATCACCGCCGCCGAGCAGCCCGCGACCCACGACGTGTACCGGTTCGTCACCTCCGGCGGCCCGTGGTCGATGCCGCTGCTGATCGCGACCGGGATCGCCGCGCTGGTCGCGGTGTGCTGGCCCGCCGGGGCGGTACGCCGGACCGGGGTGCTGGCGCTGGTGCTGTGGGCGGCCGCGGTCGTGCCGTTCGAGCAGCTGCACCACCCCACGTTCAAGCACCACCTGCTGATGTTCATGGCGGCGTGGGCGGGGGTGCTGGCGGTGGCGGTGGCCAGCCTGTGGTCGGGGCTGCGGCTGCGCCGCCTCGGGGTGCTGACGGCCGCGGTGGTGCTCGCCGGGGCGTGGGCGTGCGTATGGCAGGCCAGGCACTGGGAGGTGGGTCCGTACGCCGCGCCGACCGCGGTCGAGGCGTGCGTGCAGCGGCTGCCCCGGGACCTGACCGTGGTCACCGACGACCAGGGCATGATCTCGCGGGCGGGGCTGCGTACCGCGCCATGGCTGGCCGACACGTCACACGTACGGCTGGACTCCGGCCGGCTGTCCGATGCGGAGGTGATCGCCGCGGCCCGCGGCGCCGACGCGGTGTTCCTGTCCACCGGACGGCTGAAGAAGCGCCCGAAGGCGGTCACGTGGATCCGCGAGCACTACCCGGTGCTGTACCGCAGCGGCAAGTACGAGCTGTACGTGCACGACCGTGACCTGGTGTCGTGGTGTGTGGGCAAGGTCGGCACGCCGGAGCAGGTGCTGCCGAAGCCGAAGCCGACGGCGCCGCCCGCGACCACCGGCACCGGCCGGACCGGCACGGGGACATGACCGTGGAAGGGCTCGGGTAGCCTTGCGCGCTATGAGCAGACCCGCAGGCGACGCCGAGGACCCGCTCGACCGGCTGGCGGCCGAGGAGGACTGGGCGCGGCGGGCTCGGGCGGTGGAGAACGAGGTGGCGCGGGGGCGCCGGATGCGGTCGCTGCGGCCGTCGCTGCCGCGCCGCTCCGGCGGCCGCAGTGGCGGGATCTCGCTGCTGTTCGTGGCGCTGGTGGCGCTGACGGTCGTCAGCGGGGTGCTGATGTGGACCGGGACCGGTCCGGCGGGGCTGCTGGTGTTCGTGTTCACGCTGGCCGGGTGGCTGGTGACGCTGTGCCTGCACGAGTTCTCGCACGCGCTGGCGGCGCACCGCGGCGGTGACCACACGGTGGTCGAGAAGGGGTACCTGCGGCTGGACCTGCGCCGGTACGGGCATCCGGTGCTGACCTGGCTGCTGCCGCTGCTGTTCCTGGTGATGGGCGGGTTGCCGCTGCCGGGCGGGGCGGTGCTGATCGAGACGCACCGGCTGCGCAACCGGCTGCGGGACTCGCTGGTGTCGGCGGCGGGCCCGGCGGTGAACGTGGTGGCCGCGGTGCTGCTGCTGTTCGTGGTGGGCATGTTCGGGCCGGTGTTCGTGTTCGACGCCCCGGATGCGCAGGCGG
This window encodes:
- a CDS encoding Clp protease N-terminal domain-containing protein, which translates into the protein MLERFTTAARSTVLAARAEARQLGHPQIGTEHLLLAMLHPDAGTAYDVLSAAGLDHARVTAAVTRLVGTVQPFGPADTAALEAIGIDLEAVRARLEETFGPGALDPAPPPPRRGLFGRRRAEPRTGRFGPRAKVVLELALREALRLRHNHIGTEHLLLGIIREEKGLAAKVITDAGIDLRDLRRDTEAAIGGHDNPA
- a CDS encoding HTH domain-containing protein — its product is MSDATKLAAAAGSPDPGTGLRAVLALRRLLETLEILQVGNARKHGWSWQDIADALEVSRQAVHKKHAGRWPDTDRRDA
- a CDS encoding glycosyltransferase family 39 protein, which produces MKLALPGRPRLSLSRLRLPPMQPPRLRTLVDLGLWAVVAGVVFFTFQYRLQHSPGQTVDNDDGIYWQTALALADGHRPYSEVFHAQPPLFAWLLAVPFRDHPGDVAAGAHAGRWLMVAFTLLLVAAVAGIAATVRGPRAGMLAALGVAAIPLVQRYSYQFGADLPTAALGGMALLCAMRARIAGRRRARWWWLGAGMMLALATMVKLVAIVFVPALLVAWLVSRPLPDPDPDLAQDALARWRAQAAAWARRTAAAGAWMALGFAAAVAAVLAWLRPPRQSWDQVFGFHITAAEQPATHDVYRFVTSGGPWSMPLLIATGIAALVAVCWPAGAVRRTGVLALVLWAAAVVPFEQLHHPTFKHHLLMFMAAWAGVLAVAVASLWSGLRLRRLGVLTAAVVLAGAWACVWQARHWEVGPYAAPTAVEACVQRLPRDLTVVTDDQGMISRAGLRTAPWLADTSHVRLDSGRLSDAEVIAAARGADAVFLSTGRLKKRPKAVTWIREHYPVLYRSGKYELYVHDRDLVSWCVGKVGTPEQVLPKPKPTAPPATTGTGRTGTGT
- a CDS encoding site-2 protease family protein — translated: MSRPAGDAEDPLDRLAAEEDWARRARAVENEVARGRRMRSLRPSLPRRSGGRSGGISLLFVALVALTVVSGVLMWTGTGPAGLLVFVFTLAGWLVTLCLHEFSHALAAHRGGDHTVVEKGYLRLDLRRYGHPVLTWLLPLLFLVMGGLPLPGGAVLIETHRLRNRLRDSLVSAAGPAVNVVAAVLLLFVVGMFGPVFVFDAPDAQAVFWAALSLMAYLQVATALLNLLPVPGLDGYGIIEPYLPPGARRTGEKIKPFGLILVFVLLYVLRGPFGWLTASIMGWTGAPLFGAGYGFDLFRFWQ